Proteins co-encoded in one Arthrobacter sp. ERGS1:01 genomic window:
- a CDS encoding SURF1 family protein, translating to MLKTALKPKWIAALVFALVVAAVFVLLSQWQFSRSMEKDVAPPTVTEKVQPLLSTLQPGQPLMGSAEGQLVTATGHFDASKQVIVTARVQDGATGFWVVTAFVVDGAPKLKGVAATDEIVIPVARGWISDPAKATAPPSGTITVEGRLLNSEGPVLSKGLPADQVGALSSAELTNRWKTTTYAAFVVSHDEVVNGKNVGAVAGQGDLVPITVTATDQNGKINWLNIFYSIEWVVFAGFAVFLWWRLVADEYRREQDELFDVDRGESDDAVQDQIS from the coding sequence GTGTTAAAAACTGCCCTCAAGCCCAAATGGATCGCCGCGCTGGTCTTTGCCCTCGTCGTCGCGGCCGTCTTTGTCCTGCTGAGCCAGTGGCAGTTTTCCCGGTCCATGGAAAAGGATGTGGCCCCGCCCACCGTGACGGAGAAGGTCCAGCCGCTGCTGTCCACGCTCCAACCCGGCCAGCCGCTCATGGGCAGCGCCGAGGGCCAGCTGGTCACGGCAACGGGTCACTTTGACGCCTCAAAGCAGGTCATTGTGACGGCACGCGTCCAGGACGGCGCCACCGGTTTCTGGGTCGTCACCGCCTTCGTGGTGGACGGCGCCCCCAAGCTCAAGGGCGTTGCGGCCACGGACGAAATCGTGATTCCCGTGGCCCGCGGCTGGATTTCCGATCCTGCCAAGGCCACCGCCCCTCCCTCGGGCACCATCACGGTGGAGGGCCGGCTGCTGAACTCGGAAGGCCCCGTGCTGTCCAAGGGGCTTCCCGCCGACCAGGTCGGCGCGCTATCCTCGGCTGAGCTGACCAACCGCTGGAAGACCACCACATATGCCGCCTTTGTGGTCTCCCACGATGAGGTGGTGAACGGCAAGAACGTTGGCGCCGTTGCCGGCCAGGGGGACCTGGTACCGATTACCGTCACGGCGACTGACCAAAACGGCAAGATCAACTGGCTGAACATTTTCTACTCGATCGAGTGGGTGGTGTTTGCCGGATTCGCGGTATTCCTGTGGTGGCGCCTGGTGGCCGACGAATACCGCCGTGAGCAGGATGAACTTTTTGATGTGGACCGCGGGGAGTCCGACGACGCAGTGCAAGACCAAATCAGCTAA
- a CDS encoding PTS sugar transporter subunit IIA, whose translation MTTGSLERYETELTNPGLVILEMVADSKQDAAAQLAAKLFEQGRISDLDGFLRHVNAREHQMATGLPGGIGMPHARSDYVTETSIAVGITKFGHSLDFGAVDGPATVILLIATPASSFSEHLEVLATLARSLFKENFRESLRRAHDAEVIAELINSTLVFFDH comes from the coding sequence ATGACAACCGGTTCGCTGGAGCGGTACGAGACCGAACTTACCAACCCCGGGCTGGTGATCCTGGAGATGGTCGCGGACTCCAAACAGGATGCGGCCGCCCAATTGGCCGCAAAGCTGTTTGAACAGGGCAGGATCAGCGACCTCGACGGTTTTCTGCGGCACGTCAACGCCCGGGAACACCAAATGGCCACGGGCCTGCCGGGCGGGATCGGGATGCCGCACGCCCGCAGCGACTACGTCACCGAGACCTCGATCGCCGTCGGAATCACGAAGTTCGGCCACAGCCTGGACTTTGGCGCCGTCGACGGACCGGCCACCGTCATCCTGCTGATCGCCACGCCCGCATCGTCCTTTTCCGAGCACCTGGAGGTACTGGCCACCCTGGCCCGCTCGCTGTTCAAGGAAAACTTCCGCGAGTCTCTGCGCCGTGCCCACGACGCCGAGGTCATCGCCGAACTCATCAACTCCACCCTGGTGTTCTTCGACCACTGA
- a CDS encoding glycerol-3-phosphate dehydrogenase/oxidase yields MSASPHPNGNIGPATREANLAALKASTEPGRELDILIVGGGVVGAGSALDAVTRGLSVGLVEANDWAAGTSSRSSKLIHGGLRYLEMLDFALVQEALQERGLLIQRIAPHLVRPVPFLYPLAKRFVERPYVGAGILLYDTLGLTSGNSRGVPMHKHLTRRGTLRAAPSLKDDAMIGSIRYYDAQVDDARLVANVIRTAASFGAHTVNQTKVVDFLREGERVVGAKVVNQENGETFEIRAKQVINATGVWTDETQAMVTDRGQLKVRASKGIHLVVPRDRFQSTVGLILRTEKSVLFVIPWGRHWIIGTTDTDWKLDKAHPAATSADIDYLLGHVNKVLKRPLTREDVEGVYAGLRPLLAGENDSTAKLSREHVVAHPVPGLVVVAGGKFTTYRVMAKDAVDEATRALDEKVPESCTDTIPLLGATGFKAAWNRRNRTAEETGVHVARVEHLLNRYGSMAGDVLDLVTETPELGEPLPGADDYLGAEVVYATTHEGALHVNDVLTRRTRISIEAWDRGVAAAPVVARLMGGILGWSETQKDNEVANYLARVEAERLSQQQPDDESADAARLGAPGIVPLS; encoded by the coding sequence ATGTCCGCTTCACCCCACCCCAACGGCAACATCGGCCCGGCAACGCGGGAAGCAAACCTCGCGGCGCTGAAGGCCTCCACGGAACCGGGCCGGGAACTGGACATTCTGATCGTCGGGGGCGGTGTGGTCGGGGCCGGGTCGGCCCTCGACGCCGTGACCCGCGGACTAAGCGTGGGTCTGGTGGAGGCCAACGACTGGGCGGCCGGGACGTCGTCGCGCTCCTCAAAACTGATCCACGGCGGGCTCCGGTACCTGGAAATGCTCGACTTTGCCCTGGTCCAGGAGGCGTTGCAGGAGCGAGGGCTGCTGATCCAACGGATCGCCCCGCACCTGGTCCGCCCCGTACCGTTCCTGTACCCCCTGGCAAAACGGTTCGTCGAGCGTCCCTACGTTGGCGCCGGCATCCTGCTCTACGACACCCTGGGCCTGACCAGCGGCAACAGCCGCGGCGTCCCCATGCACAAGCACCTCACCCGGCGCGGCACGCTGCGGGCCGCGCCCAGCCTGAAGGATGACGCCATGATCGGCTCCATCCGTTACTACGACGCCCAGGTCGACGACGCCCGCCTAGTGGCCAATGTGATCCGTACGGCCGCCAGTTTCGGTGCGCACACCGTCAACCAGACCAAGGTGGTCGACTTCCTGCGCGAAGGTGAACGGGTGGTCGGGGCGAAGGTGGTGAACCAGGAAAACGGTGAAACCTTTGAAATCCGGGCCAAGCAGGTCATCAACGCCACGGGGGTCTGGACCGACGAGACCCAGGCCATGGTCACCGACCGGGGCCAGCTGAAGGTCAGGGCTTCCAAGGGCATCCACCTGGTGGTTCCTCGGGACAGGTTCCAGTCCACCGTGGGGCTGATCCTGCGCACCGAAAAATCGGTGTTGTTCGTCATTCCGTGGGGCCGGCACTGGATCATCGGCACCACCGACACCGACTGGAAACTGGACAAGGCACACCCGGCCGCCACCAGCGCGGACATCGACTACCTGCTCGGCCATGTCAACAAGGTGCTCAAGCGCCCGCTCACCCGGGAAGACGTGGAGGGCGTGTACGCAGGCCTTCGCCCGCTCCTGGCCGGGGAAAACGACTCGACGGCCAAGCTGTCCCGGGAACACGTCGTCGCCCATCCCGTTCCGGGGCTCGTGGTGGTGGCCGGCGGCAAGTTCACCACCTACCGGGTCATGGCCAAGGACGCCGTTGACGAGGCAACCCGGGCGTTGGATGAGAAGGTCCCGGAAAGCTGCACCGACACCATCCCGCTGCTGGGTGCCACGGGCTTCAAGGCGGCCTGGAACCGTCGCAACCGTACAGCCGAGGAGACGGGTGTGCACGTGGCAAGGGTGGAGCACCTGCTCAACCGCTATGGATCCATGGCGGGGGACGTGCTGGACCTCGTGACGGAAACGCCCGAACTGGGGGAGCCGCTGCCCGGAGCCGACGACTACCTGGGCGCAGAGGTGGTGTACGCAACCACCCACGAGGGCGCCCTGCACGTCAATGACGTACTCACCCGGCGCACCCGCATTTCCATCGAGGCCTGGGATCGCGGCGTCGCGGCGGCACCCGTGGTCGCTAGACTGATGGGAGGCATTTTGGGGTGGAGCGAAACCCAAAAAGACAATGAAGTTGCCAACTATTTGGCCCGGGTTGAGGCCGAACGGCTCAGCCAGCAACAACCCGACGACGAATCGGCGGATGCGGCACGGCTGGGTGCGCCCGGGATTGTGCCGCTGAGCTAG
- a CDS encoding recombinase family protein encodes MMTPRSAAIYARISSDQSGEALGVKRQLEDCRELAVNHGWTVGDEYVDNDISAFKGKLRPQYQRMLDDLAEGYRDAVIVYNMDRLTRQPLELEEFTRLCEKAGVTQVKSVTADIDLGNDDGLFVARILAAIASKESGRKSQRLQRKARQLAEQGLPNGGHHRPFGYEQDRITVNEAEAEVLRQAVARFLAGESSRSICIWLNNEGVQTTAGGPWQTGTLNAILKSGRIAGLREHKGVVVADAQWQGIITPAQRQQILGHFETKKRTNTRAPRRYVLSGLLRCGKCGNKLFSSIRVDTRRYVCLSGPDHGGCGRLTIVAAPLEEFICAAVLMRLDTAEMTDALTGRRAVDERQGSLLEALEADRSQLKELSELWAAKEISSAEWKAARGPIEARIQSTERQLAQASNSTALDGLIGTGGQLTATWEMLNLDRQSAIIKAVLDYATILPGTLGARSLDPARIQPVWQL; translated from the coding sequence ATGATGACTCCCCGTTCGGCCGCGATATATGCCCGCATCTCCTCGGACCAGTCCGGGGAGGCCTTGGGAGTCAAACGTCAGTTGGAGGACTGTCGCGAGCTCGCGGTGAATCACGGCTGGACGGTCGGAGATGAGTATGTCGACAACGACATCAGCGCCTTCAAGGGGAAGCTGCGACCCCAGTACCAGCGAATGCTCGACGATCTTGCCGAGGGCTACCGGGACGCTGTGATCGTTTACAACATGGACCGACTTACCCGACAGCCATTGGAGCTCGAGGAGTTCACTCGATTGTGCGAGAAGGCAGGGGTGACGCAAGTAAAGTCCGTGACGGCTGACATCGACCTAGGAAACGATGACGGTCTCTTTGTGGCCCGTATCCTTGCGGCGATCGCGTCCAAGGAATCTGGTAGGAAGTCCCAGCGTCTCCAACGTAAAGCGCGCCAACTGGCGGAGCAGGGACTGCCCAACGGCGGCCACCATCGCCCGTTTGGCTATGAACAAGACCGCATAACGGTGAATGAGGCAGAAGCTGAGGTTCTGCGTCAGGCCGTGGCACGGTTCCTGGCCGGGGAATCTTCACGTTCGATCTGTATCTGGCTCAACAACGAGGGCGTTCAGACGACGGCTGGCGGTCCCTGGCAGACGGGGACACTTAACGCGATCCTGAAATCCGGTCGCATCGCAGGGCTGCGGGAACACAAGGGAGTTGTGGTGGCCGACGCTCAATGGCAAGGGATCATCACGCCAGCACAGCGGCAGCAGATTCTTGGCCATTTTGAAACCAAGAAGCGAACGAACACTCGCGCACCACGCCGATATGTACTGTCCGGCTTGTTGCGCTGTGGCAAGTGCGGCAACAAGCTATTTTCCTCCATCCGTGTTGACACCCGTCGCTACGTCTGCCTCTCGGGCCCGGACCATGGGGGATGCGGACGCCTCACGATCGTGGCAGCACCGCTGGAAGAATTCATCTGCGCTGCGGTACTCATGCGGCTCGATACTGCCGAGATGACGGATGCATTGACCGGACGCCGTGCAGTGGACGAGCGGCAAGGCAGCCTATTGGAAGCATTGGAGGCAGACCGTAGCCAGCTGAAGGAGCTATCCGAGCTCTGGGCGGCCAAAGAAATTTCAAGCGCCGAGTGGAAAGCGGCCCGCGGCCCCATTGAGGCAAGAATTCAGTCGACGGAACGACAACTCGCGCAGGCATCGAATTCAACAGCTCTGGACGGTCTGATCGGTACCGGCGGGCAGCTAACGGCCACGTGGGAGATGCTGAATCTCGACAGGCAGTCCGCGATTATCAAGGCCGTCCTGGACTACGCGACCATTCTGCCCGGGACGCTGGGTGCACGATCGCTGGACCCGGCCCGGATTCAGCCCGTGTGGCAGCTATGA
- a CDS encoding rolling circle replication-associated protein — protein MSTSAVSNSLGRLIAPDAGWFFSLYPEAGEGGGGFRSSYKPNRSFVAKGSAANPERAAAEAGRRAGSKLRRYCAANRLNRLGTLTYAGTGCHDPQELRTHLGAFFRDIRANLGGAPLPYAWVPEWHKTDHGLHAHFAVGRFIHRHLIKEAWGRGHVHIKLLGDLPVGSGELSEARKAAGYLSKYVSKTFTDPTSQVFGLHRYDVAQGFQPVKLALSGDSPADVLAQASDYLNGPPQTQWSSSSVEDWSGAPAIWAQWGS, from the coding sequence ATGTCCACTTCTGCTGTCAGTAATTCACTTGGCCGGCTCATTGCTCCGGATGCCGGCTGGTTCTTTTCTCTCTATCCGGAGGCCGGTGAGGGTGGCGGCGGGTTCCGCTCGTCGTACAAGCCCAACCGGTCGTTCGTTGCCAAAGGTTCCGCAGCCAATCCTGAGCGCGCCGCTGCCGAAGCCGGTCGGCGCGCTGGGTCCAAACTGCGACGCTACTGTGCTGCAAACCGCCTTAATCGTCTCGGCACACTGACCTATGCCGGTACCGGCTGCCATGACCCCCAGGAATTGCGAACCCATTTGGGCGCATTCTTCCGAGACATTCGGGCGAACCTCGGCGGAGCACCGTTGCCCTATGCATGGGTTCCGGAATGGCACAAGACGGACCATGGACTACACGCCCATTTCGCCGTCGGACGCTTCATTCACCGCCATCTGATCAAAGAAGCCTGGGGCCGTGGGCACGTTCATATCAAGCTACTGGGCGACTTGCCGGTGGGTTCGGGGGAATTGTCCGAGGCACGCAAAGCGGCCGGTTATCTGTCGAAATACGTGTCCAAGACGTTCACGGACCCGACCTCGCAGGTGTTCGGGCTTCATCGCTATGACGTCGCCCAGGGGTTCCAACCGGTCAAACTCGCTCTCAGTGGAGATTCTCCAGCTGATGTTCTGGCGCAGGCCTCGGACTATCTCAACGGTCCGCCGCAAACTCAGTGGTCGTCCTCTTCTGTCGAGGACTGGTCTGGTGCTCCTGCGATTTGGGCCCAGTGGGGTTCCTGA
- a CDS encoding HNH endonuclease signature motif containing protein yields the protein MLAWARDLECLGRFLAALQVQAAGEVAARSLAGRFDSAGATSPADLLTTTLRISRAEANRRLRLAKHFLPATNPLTTVVTPPSQPVLGSAFFAGDLSPELALLASASIDDATSLADAGRIPETAANDLEATLTAYAQKEGPDFLRSGATRALDLLDPDGQKPTEGELTAKQGIFFHHSRRGLVHYDGYLTIAQYETLMTAIGWASNPNRHKDINKCAVGEDGCGDGPGGAGDSDGGSVGFRGTTDGGNGSVSGSGGIQNCGGTEHNKAEKAGSAPDGQGLLWEVLHAAACAPPASGQASDGFRPLAKSWPLPQGQPPDWALPPDGERPARHMADKDGGMGVEGPRSTARKATRDSEAEIDGTSGGAAGTKGADGDPASPKATGNGTASTEAEQDGTAGPEAAFDGTAVTAPWPHLVDGILVPEPGSGTELPGLNPIDPNCTDLAVQDKRTHGQRLLDGLIDCVKLAARTGLLPVAGGMKSQLVISTTEADLERNRTAGTGGGIAFLPYTGPHNLSLFETELCDADVTTMVLGDGSTILNVGRTQRHFTDAQRKLIIARDIGCTFPHCTRPAAMCEAHHIIPWQDGGETNLDNGTNCKYDPFG from the coding sequence TTGCTTGCCTGGGCCCGGGATCTGGAATGCCTGGGACGGTTCCTTGCCGCCCTGCAGGTCCAGGCCGCCGGAGAGGTCGCCGCACGGTCACTTGCCGGCCGATTCGACAGCGCAGGGGCTACCTCGCCGGCGGACCTCCTCACCACCACGCTTCGCATCAGCCGGGCCGAGGCTAACCGCCGGCTCCGCCTTGCCAAGCACTTCCTCCCCGCGACAAACCCGCTCACCACGGTCGTCACACCGCCATCCCAGCCGGTGCTGGGATCCGCCTTTTTCGCCGGTGACCTTTCCCCGGAGCTGGCGCTCCTCGCATCCGCCTCCATCGACGATGCCACATCCCTTGCCGACGCCGGGCGCATCCCGGAAACTGCCGCCAACGACCTCGAGGCCACGCTTACCGCTTATGCGCAAAAGGAGGGCCCGGACTTCCTGCGTTCCGGGGCTACCCGCGCCCTGGACCTCCTGGACCCGGACGGGCAGAAACCCACGGAAGGTGAGTTGACCGCCAAACAAGGCATCTTCTTCCACCACTCCCGACGCGGACTCGTCCACTATGACGGCTACCTCACCATCGCCCAATATGAAACCCTCATGACCGCCATCGGCTGGGCGTCGAACCCCAACCGCCACAAGGACATCAACAAATGCGCGGTGGGGGAGGATGGCTGCGGGGACGGGCCCGGCGGTGCTGGCGATTCCGACGGAGGGTCCGTCGGCTTCCGCGGCACAACTGACGGCGGCAACGGATCCGTCAGCGGGTCCGGCGGCATACAAAACTGCGGCGGCACCGAGCACAACAAAGCCGAGAAGGCTGGCAGCGCACCGGACGGCCAGGGCCTGCTGTGGGAGGTCCTCCACGCAGCGGCATGCGCGCCGCCCGCCTCGGGCCAAGCATCCGATGGCTTCCGGCCTTTGGCCAAGTCCTGGCCGCTGCCCCAGGGGCAGCCCCCGGATTGGGCGCTGCCGCCTGACGGGGAGCGGCCGGCCCGCCACATGGCAGATAAGGACGGCGGCATGGGAGTCGAAGGCCCGCGCAGCACTGCCCGCAAGGCCACTCGGGACTCCGAGGCGGAAATCGACGGTACCTCCGGTGGCGCCGCTGGCACCAAGGGCGCAGACGGCGACCCCGCCAGCCCCAAGGCGACGGGAAACGGCACAGCCAGCACAGAGGCCGAGCAAGACGGCACCGCCGGCCCCGAGGCAGCTTTCGATGGCACAGCTGTGACTGCTCCATGGCCGCACCTGGTGGACGGGATCCTTGTGCCCGAGCCCGGTTCTGGCACGGAACTCCCCGGACTAAACCCCATCGACCCCAATTGCACCGACCTTGCTGTACAGGACAAGCGGACGCATGGGCAGAGACTCCTCGACGGACTCATTGACTGTGTCAAGCTGGCCGCCCGCACAGGGCTCCTTCCCGTGGCAGGCGGAATGAAGTCGCAGCTGGTCATTTCAACCACGGAAGCCGACCTTGAACGGAACAGAACAGCGGGGACGGGCGGCGGCATCGCCTTCCTGCCTTACACGGGTCCGCATAATCTGTCGCTCTTCGAAACCGAGCTGTGCGACGCCGACGTGACCACCATGGTGCTCGGTGACGGGAGCACCATCCTCAACGTCGGACGCACCCAGAGGCACTTCACGGACGCCCAACGGAAGCTCATCATCGCCCGGGATATCGGCTGCACCTTCCCACACTGCACCCGACCGGCAGCCATGTGCGAGGCCCACCACATCATCCCCTGGCAGGACGGCGGGGAGACCAACCTCGACAACGGGACAAATTGTAAATATGACCCCTTCGGATAG
- a CDS encoding GuaB3 family IMP dehydrogenase-related protein: MTYEIEIGRGKRGRRAYSLDDIAIVPSRRTRDPKDVSVKWQIDAYQFEMPVIGAPMDSVMSPATAIAMGKLGGLGVLDLEGLWTRYEDPQPVLDEIATLEGSVVEPNTTRRLQELYSAPIQPELITQRLAEIRAAGVTVAGSLTPGRTQEFYKTVVAAGVDIFVIRGTTVSAEHVSKTTGPLNLKQFIYELDVPVIVGGAAGYTPALHLMRTGAAGVLVGFGGGASTTTRRALGIRSPMASAISDVAAARRDYMDESGGRYVHVIADGGMGSSGDIVKAIAMGADAVMLGAVLSRAEEAPGQGWHWGAEAHHQELPRGHRVRMGTVGTLEEVLFGPAHQADGASNLIGALRRSMATTGYSDLKEFQRVEVLVSP, from the coding sequence GTGACTTATGAGATTGAGATTGGCCGTGGCAAGCGTGGACGTCGTGCATACTCCCTCGATGACATCGCGATCGTCCCGTCCCGACGGACCCGTGACCCCAAAGATGTGTCGGTAAAGTGGCAGATCGACGCCTACCAGTTTGAGATGCCCGTCATTGGCGCGCCGATGGACTCCGTCATGTCCCCGGCAACAGCCATTGCCATGGGCAAGCTGGGCGGCCTGGGCGTGCTGGACCTCGAGGGCCTCTGGACCCGGTACGAGGACCCGCAGCCCGTCCTTGACGAGATCGCCACGCTCGAGGGCTCCGTCGTCGAGCCCAACACCACCCGGCGCCTGCAGGAGCTCTACAGCGCCCCGATCCAGCCGGAGCTGATCACCCAGCGCCTGGCCGAGATCCGTGCCGCAGGCGTGACCGTTGCCGGTTCGCTGACGCCGGGCCGCACGCAGGAGTTCTACAAGACCGTGGTGGCCGCCGGCGTCGACATCTTCGTGATCCGCGGGACCACTGTTTCGGCCGAGCACGTCTCCAAGACCACCGGACCGCTGAACCTCAAGCAGTTCATCTATGAGCTCGACGTGCCCGTAATTGTTGGCGGCGCGGCCGGGTACACCCCGGCCCTGCACCTCATGCGCACCGGTGCCGCCGGCGTGCTTGTCGGCTTTGGCGGGGGAGCATCCACCACCACCCGCCGCGCCCTGGGCATCCGTTCACCCATGGCCAGCGCCATCTCCGACGTGGCCGCGGCCCGCCGCGACTACATGGACGAGTCCGGCGGACGCTATGTTCACGTCATTGCCGACGGCGGCATGGGTTCCAGCGGCGACATCGTCAAGGCCATCGCCATGGGCGCCGACGCCGTCATGCTCGGCGCCGTGCTTTCCCGCGCCGAGGAAGCACCCGGCCAGGGCTGGCACTGGGGTGCGGAGGCGCACCACCAGGAGCTGCCCCGCGGCCACCGCGTGCGGATGGGCACCGTGGGAACCCTGGAAGAGGTGCTCTTCGGCCCGGCCCACCAGGCTGACGGCGCGTCGAACCTCATTGGCGCCCTGCGCCGTTCCATGGCCACTACCGGCTACTCGGACCTGAAGGAATTCCAGCGCGTTGAGGTGCTGGTCTCCCCGTAG